The genomic window GATGTACGCACATGATTAAATGGTAAAGGTGAGTGTCATTAGATACATTCCTAGTAATTGTGAAAAGACAAAATGAAGGCAAGCCCACGGCAATACAGTATGATTGATTGACATTTCCTAAACTGCTATATCAAATGTGGATATACCATCTCTGTTCCTATTGAAACCTATGTCTAATTGCCTTTCATTTAAGATGAAATGTCTCTTGTTTAATCGTTTTTGTCTTCCTACATTCATCAAGCATCACAAAGAACAGTCAATGAGTAAGCAATGCGAAAACCACATCTACCTCAACAAGCTCCTCCTTCGCTTCATCTACACCCTGAACATCGTCAAAGCCCACCATCTGCTTCATCGGTTTGAGTCGCTTGTCAGCACTGCCCCCACCAGACATCTGCCGCTGTATGAACCACATCATGGGCACCAGCGAGACCCAGAGCGTGAGCAGCGTGCTCAGCATGTCCACCAGCAGCTTCCCAGCAGGCCGCGGCGCCGACAGGTAGTCCACCCCGCCCTCCCGCATTAGCCCGAGCAGGAAGCCCTCATCGTGCGGCACCCTCCGCGCGTAGTACGGCCACTTCGGCGCCGCCACAGCAGCGCTCTCACCGGTCTCGCTCGTGTCGGAGCCGCCGTCGTCCCCATCTTTCTTGCTGAAGTAGATACGGCGCGAGTCCTCCTCGAACGCGACGGCGGCCACGGCGCACTCGCGGAGCCCCACGACGAGGTCCGAGTAGGCCACCTCCCGGGCCACGTTCTTGGGCAGCGCGAGCCACGCGGCGGCGAGGAGCAGCGCCAGGACGACCGGCGCCGCGGCCGCGGGGGGCACGCGGCGGACGGCGTGCCGCAGCGCGGCCCCGGCGTCGGCCGCGAGCTCCCGCAGCGACAGCCGCCGGAGCCGCCGCCACAGGAGGCGCGGCCGCGGccgcaggcgcaggcgcagctTCCTGCGGCGGGGCGGGGGGAAGCCCAGACCGGCGCCCGTGTCCTTGCCCGCCTCGTCGATCTTGGCGCGCACGGGGCTCCTTAACCGCGACTCCAGCCTCGCGTAGCCTCCGGTGGGCAGAAGTCCACAGCCGCAGACACTGGCATTGCTCGCGGTCGCGGCGAGGCCGCTCCAGGAAGCGGGGCTCCTGAAGCTTGCGGCACGACGAGCGCGCGGGAAAGTCGGCGCGGCGGACAAGGGGCAGAGCGAAGCCATGGCAAGCATCGCCGCGCGCGCCCTTCCGCGGCGTTACGGCATTCGATCGGACAAAGGACGAGGGCGGTGCGAGAGCGCGTGCGCGCGAGGCGTTCGACCGAATTACTCCGCGGAGGAGGAGACGGCGGAGCAAAGCGTGCGGTCTCtcgagaattttttttatttatttttaacactttttttaaactaattttaaatcgttttattttttttctctccaaaactaacattttttacCGCGCCTTAttgcctatgccgcgccatgtatggtggcgcgcacgaggatgacgtggcgacgaccggaacgctgaccggtgacgtggcagggtctgccgcgctaTAGCTCACGGTGTGACGCTGACACGCCAAGGCCcacggcgcggcaggacctggacGCAGACAAGCCAACTAGCCTCAATTGCAATTGAACGCAAGCTGTTGTCGGTactgtaaacaactacaagtgttGCCGCgatgcattgaaacgaatataaaGCAAATAAATAAAGTTCGTGCGCAAGTTGATAAATGgacacataacattttcattggttcatgagtctgcaagtttcgaCGACAATATCCGTTCGATATAAGTTCAATATAATCAACTAAGTCTCAAGAAGTATAAGGATCCCTCGAACTCCTCTATCTTTTCGGATTTATAGGCAACACATTATAAGTGTAGctaacgtcggtgtggtcgcgttgccggTGGGTACGGCTCTttccctgcaagtatatgatatgcacgattacttataatatttatgatcgttagttcatggagcctacgtatttaaatacactacctttgttactacatgcgaggctccttgggtaccaagtggggcaccacctagctgagacatgtcgaTCTCGTCCTGCTGCCAAGAGTCCCACTGGTGGTGTTATATGCGGAAGCCCGAGGGTAGTCGTCGTCCtcgtttgcagggtccttcccaacgCTATAATATGGTGGTGTACGCACAGCGAAAGCGGCACCTGTCACCAGCTGAGAAGAGTCGGCTGGTGTCCTTCGCGCCTAGTAATCAGGGTTCCAtccaaggagtgtccatgtagctcaattctgagctagcttcctgcagctccgctTCATATTCTGCAcgaatagacgttaaagttagtgcattttccaaacgcatatacactaaaaaaACATTTTTAAAATAGACAAGTTTATGTtaacctccacaaaagcctcgagaacgcctggcccctgccctctagactcatgaagccgaaacgctgcttcgttggacagcttTGACAATTGTGTCGTCCTGGGTATAGAAAcatggttggacagttttagtacacatacttaataccaaatggataacaaattgcaccattcgagtatcttaccacatgtcgatgttttgaacaaacaccaactagtaaatttataattgttgcacgtTATGCTTGGATggtgtccctacgtccagtttgctgtcgctcatgttattagtaccaaaaaatgTTCATAGTAAAGGGTACAAACggccgagagagggacaggtcctaagtctctgatggaaaagtcgaaaggacgccaagagctcaattgctgcttgactgtgtgttgtgtgtggaatcgatcTGTCCCTCTAGTGGGGTGTTCTTGCccttccttttatagaccaaggggtagcaggggttatagataggaaaaagaggaaaaaaccaaaggtagagaaggtccttcgatgATGCCAGATCtttcttttcccttgagcctaccctgctgacatggcagaccacgatagggatagcatgttttgttgatcctgatagggccgagCTCTGGCTTTGTCTcagcgagtggtcatgtcccatcctcccccaGCAGATGGTGTGGTGTGTTAGGGCACCGAGCCATGACTTTGCGGGGAGTAGACGGAGAAATGACTATACGCCTGTTACTGTAGGTGATGTGAGTTCCTCCTTGgattatagtggttgtcgtatgcctgtgttagtatcctgCGCCCGAGGGACTGATggaggcgcctacaacactataggacaaaagtcgacgcctacaacactgttcgggctctgttaggtcggaaagggcttaaagcgcttgtcccatcgtatcctgacggtaccttctgTAGGCATGCAGGGCATAGTTTtcggtactatggttgactcgaatgtcctgtcgtaccctatgctcgtcatcatgaaggagcagggtgtagtcatcgggcgagacagagctagccctcggacgtcggacgaggcagagcctgccctcaaacatcaggtgaggcggagccaaccctcagacgtcggacgaggcagagcctgccctcctccgtcgagcgaggcggagccc from Miscanthus floridulus cultivar M001 chromosome 11, ASM1932011v1, whole genome shotgun sequence includes these protein-coding regions:
- the LOC136490749 gene encoding LOW QUALITY PROTEIN: probable inactive ATP-dependent zinc metalloprotease FTSHI 3, chloroplastic (The sequence of the model RefSeq protein was modified relative to this genomic sequence to represent the inferred CDS: substituted 3 bases at 3 genomic stop codons); the protein is MLAMASLCPLSAAPTFPRARRAASFRSPASWSGLAATASNASVCGCGLLPTGGYARLESRLRSPVRAKIDEAGKDTGAGLGFPPPRRRKLRLRLRPRPRLLWRRLRRLSLRELAADAGAALRHAVRRVPPAAAAPVVLALLLAAAWLALPKNVAREVAYSDLVVGLRECAVAAVAFEEDSRRIYFSKKDGDDGGSDTSETGESAAVAAPKWPYYARRVPHDEGFLLGLMREGGVDYLSAPRPAGKLLVDMLSTLLTLWVSLVPMMWFIQRQMSGGGSADKRLKPMKQMVGFDDVQGVDEAKEELVEIVSCLHGSLNYKKLGAKLPRGVLLVGPPGTGKTLLARAVAGEAGIPFFSVSASEFVEVFVGRGAARVRDLFKEAKEAAPSIIFIDELDAVGGSRGRSFNGERDQTLNQVIFSXFSLXXIVIVMAATNRTKALNAALCRPGRFSRKVVVGRPDVEGRKKILAVHLRGIPLEEDPEIISDLVARVTPGLVGADLANIVNEAALLAARRGRNTVSREDIMDAIEREKYGVNGRQETDDSERQGLTKLFPWLPKSGNKPSSPDDFRRLMGYHTLS